The sequence TGTGTTCGGGGCTTCTCGTCTCTACCGTGGTGGTGGAGGAGGGGGAGCGGATGGGCTCGCTGTTCGAGGAGTTGGAAGCCCGCGAGGCGGCCGCCCGGGTTCGGGTGGAAGAGCTCGAAGCCGAGCTCGCTGAGCTGTCCGGGAGGCTGGAGGTGGCCCGGGAGGGGCTGGAGCGTCTGCGGATCACGCGGGCGACGGTCGCCGAAGTGCTCGCGGAGATGGATCCGCAAGTGTCCGTGGCGGCGGCCGGTGCCGGACAGTCGCCTGCGGGTGAGCGGGCGGTGTCGGCGTATGCGGGGGCCGAGAGGCAGGTAATCGGGGTGCTGACCGTGCCGAACTGGCAGCCCGGGATGATGCCGGATGTGCTGCCGTCGGTGTACCGCGACATCGTGGAGGTGGTGGCGGACGCGCCGGGGCCGGTCCGCGCCAAGCAGATCGTGCCAAGGATCGGACTGCCGGCCGAGACCGGGAAGATCGAGGGAACCCGGTCAAAGCTGAAGCGGCTGGTGGAACGGGGCTGGCTGGACGAGGACACCCCCGGCATGTTCACCCCGGCCCGCCGCCGATCGGATGCTTCGCCTAACTCCAGCTGATAACAGGGCTCTTCCCCCTACATTCGAAGGTGCGACCCAATCGGATGCAGGACAGGAAGAGCCCCGGAGATGAAACCGTACGACACTCATGCCACCGCTGACCTCTTTGCCCGCTCGGTCAGTGCCTTCGAGACGCTGATGCGCACCCTGTCGGGCACGGATGCGGGCGCGTGGACCCACGCCGAGCTGGAAGAACACCTCGACGCCGCCGGGCGGGAGCTGTTACGGCAGCTGCTGCAGGACCATTTGGACCTGCGTGCGATGCGCGAAGAACAGCCGGTCCGCGCCGGCAGCAGGCCTCTCGTGGTGGGGCCGGAGGGACGAGGCAGGCCCTGGCGGGAGACGGGACACTCCCGCTGGCTGGCCACTGTGTTCGGGCTGGTCCGCGTTGGCCGGGTTGCTCATCGGGGCCCGGGCGTCGGCAACGTGCACCCCGCCGACGCCGCGCTGTCACTTCCTGCGGGCCGGCACTCTATGGGCCTGCGCCGGCTCGCGGTCACCGAAGCCGTGCGCGGCTCGTTCGACCAAGCCCAGCAGGCGGTCGAGCGTCGCTGCGGGAAGGTGCTGGGCAAACGCCGACTCGAAGAACTGGTGGTCGCGGCCGCGGTCGACGCCGACAGCTTCTACCAGGCCCGGATCCCGTTCCCATGCAGCCGGCAGATGCCGCTGGTGGTCCAGGTGGACGGCAAGGGCGTGGTCATGCGGCCCGAGGCCCTGCGAGAGGCCACCCGCCGGGCCGCCGCGAAAGCCGCCAGCGGTCATCGCGGCCGGCTCGCGCCAGGCGAGAAGCCGAACCGGAAGCGGATGGCGACCGTGGCCTGTGTCTTCGACACCCGCCCGGCCCCCAGGCGCCCCCACGACGTGATCCACCCGCCCGGCGGCCGAAGGGGCGAACGCCCCGCTCGCCCGGGGCCGAAGGCCGAGAACAAATGGTGCACAGCCTCGCTGGTCCGCCCGCCCGCGCAGGTCATCGCCGACGCATTCGACCAAGCCCAGGCCCGCGACCCGAAGCATCTGCGGCCGTGGATCGTCCTCGTCGACGGCGCCCGTCATCAGCTTGACCTGGTCACCGCCGAGGCTGGCCGGCGCGGTGTCACGCTGCACGTGCTGCTGGACTTCGTGCACGTCGCCGAGTACGTCTGGGCCGCCGCCCACGCCTTCAACAAGCCCGGCACCACCGAGGCCGAAGGCTGGGCGGCCGACCATCTGACCGCGATCCTCGCTGGCCATGCCTCCCGCACCGCCGACCAGATGACCGCCCAAGCCGACCGGGAACACCTGTCGGCCGCCCGACGCGAGGCCGTCGACGCCTGCCACCGCTACCTGACCGGCCACCTCGACCAGCTCCGCTACGACACCGCGCTCAACAGCGGGTGGCCGATCGCCACAGGGGCGGTCGAGGGCGCCTGCCGTCATCTGATCGCTGATCGCCTCGACATCACCGGCGCCCGCTGGGGCCTGGACGGAGCCGAAGCCGTCCTACGGCTCCGCGCGGTCGTCGCCAACGGCGACCTCGACTCCTACTGGCGCTACCACGCAGCCCGCGAGCACGAGCGCCTCTACCCCGCGACCGACCAGCAGGAATACGACCTCATGGCTTGATTCGGGACTTGTCCGAAGACATAGAAATACCCAGCAGAGTTGACGTCCAAGGTGTCCTCGGGTCTCCTGCTGAGATGTCTGATCTTCGTATCCAGCGGCCGGACGGCGACGCCATGCTCAAAGACTGGCAGTACGCCCACAACGTGATCATTCCTACCCATTCCCTGTGCCTGGACGAAGTACGGGAACGTGCCCAGCGCCACCACCTGGAGATCGCGTATCTCGGTGACGATCTCGTGGGCTGCAGCACGGTCCGCCCGCCGACGGACGAAACACGGACGGCCACAGTCATCGCCCGAGTGCTCGCCCCTCACCGCAGGCAGGGGTTCGGCGGGGAACTCTATGCGCGCGGGGTCAACCGGGCACGGGAACTGGGGGCCGAGGTGATCGAGACCGTCGTTCTGTCCTCCAATGAGGACGGACTCCGGTTTGCGCTGAAGCACGGCTTCGTCGAGACCGAGCGATACCTGCTACCTGGAGACACGATCCCCTGGATCGACTTGCGGCTCTCCTGACTGGAACAGACCCGATGCGGGTTCACCACCCATCCGCACCTTCCCTTCAGAAGAGCCACACCCATCGCCTTTCGTGCCCTAGTGCCGCATCAGGCAACGTTCGCCCTGTGACTTCGCGCTGCAGTTGGCCCTTAAGCGGTCTATTTGGCCGCTGAGCGGTGTAATTGGCCCGTGCGGTCCCGTCTAGGCTCCCGATCATGGACATGGGTGAATGGTGGGCGATGCACGAGGAGCTGCGGGGGCGGGTTCCCGCGTGGCATCCGGCCGGGGTGGTCGTCGAGGTCGACGGGCCGGTCGTACGTCGGCACTACGGCACGCACGGCACCGCTGAGCATGCTCCCCACATGGCAGGCACGGACACCGCCGCAGTGGTGCGCAACCAGCAGGAGGCGTTCGCGGAGCGTGGTGAGCCGGTGGAGTGGAAGGTGTATGGGCACGATTCGCCGGACCTGGCACAGCAACTGACAGCGGCGGGCTTCACCCCGGGCTGGGAGCGCTCTGTGCTGATCGCCGCCCCGCTGCCCAGTGAGCAGCCCACCGACGTGACGGAGCCCCGGGAGGGGGTCCACGACCTGTACCGGGTACGGAGCCAGGCTGAGCGGGCCTGGGAGGTCGCCGTCGGCTCCCCCGGGCCCCACGCGGCACCGTACGCGGAAATGATCGCGGACGGTTCTTCTGACGAGGGTGACGTCCTCATCGAGGTCCTGCTCGAGGCCGGGATAGTCACCGAGGTCGCCTGGGCGCAC comes from Streptomyces virginiae and encodes:
- a CDS encoding ISKra4 family transposase; this translates as MKPYDTHATADLFARSVSAFETLMRTLSGTDAGAWTHAELEEHLDAAGRELLRQLLQDHLDLRAMREEQPVRAGSRPLVVGPEGRGRPWRETGHSRWLATVFGLVRVGRVAHRGPGVGNVHPADAALSLPAGRHSMGLRRLAVTEAVRGSFDQAQQAVERRCGKVLGKRRLEELVVAAAVDADSFYQARIPFPCSRQMPLVVQVDGKGVVMRPEALREATRRAAAKAASGHRGRLAPGEKPNRKRMATVACVFDTRPAPRRPHDVIHPPGGRRGERPARPGPKAENKWCTASLVRPPAQVIADAFDQAQARDPKHLRPWIVLVDGARHQLDLVTAEAGRRGVTLHVLLDFVHVAEYVWAAAHAFNKPGTTEAEGWAADHLTAILAGHASRTADQMTAQADREHLSAARREAVDACHRYLTGHLDQLRYDTALNSGWPIATGAVEGACRHLIADRLDITGARWGLDGAEAVLRLRAVVANGDLDSYWRYHAAREHERLYPATDQQEYDLMA
- a CDS encoding GNAT family N-acetyltransferase, translating into MSDLRIQRPDGDAMLKDWQYAHNVIIPTHSLCLDEVRERAQRHHLEIAYLGDDLVGCSTVRPPTDETRTATVIARVLAPHRRQGFGGELYARGVNRARELGAEVIETVVLSSNEDGLRFALKHGFVETERYLLPGDTIPWIDLRLS